A genomic region of Papaver somniferum cultivar HN1 chromosome 7, ASM357369v1, whole genome shotgun sequence contains the following coding sequences:
- the LOC113299733 gene encoding psbP domain-containing protein 5, chloroplastic-like, with the protein MAAATALLCQPPSISKILTNPLNSRPQSTSFMNQKLCQNPEKSNKISCNYSKPTSENAFPMLNSVETTHLGKRELMLFGLSSSVSMFLSTPGSNAAVEVEKEKMALFVDDINAYSFMYPLELPSKKFVFKWVESRKPERYSSAAPLSPDAKMRIVSERVDIIDNLIISVSIGPPNSQFIASADKKEWNAKDVADSVLSYKSALRVTSAERKAESQLLETRTSQIDGEPYWYYEYLVRKSPTNSVQESNIFRRYAAVTAERDGFLYSLNTSTLDKKWDMMGPVLEKTVSSFRLLPPTDNYVSPGQDPWRFW; encoded by the exons atggcAGCAGCAACTGCTCTTCTCTGTCAACCTCCATCTATCTCTAAAATCCTTACAAATCCATTGAATTCCAG ACCCCAGAGCACTAGTTTTATGAACCAGAAACTATGTCAAAATCCAGAGAAATCCAATAAAATTTCTTGTAATTATTCAAAACCCACCTCAGAAAATGCATTTCCAATGCTAAATTCTGTGGAAACAACTCATTTGGGTAAAAGGGAATTAATGCTGTTTGGACTTTCTTCTTCAGTATCTATGTTCTTATCAACTCCGG GTTCAAATGCTGCTGTTGAGGTGGAGAAAGAGAAAATGGCTTTATTTGTTGATGATATAAATGCTTATTCATTTATGTACCCTCTTGAATTGCCATCAAAGAAGTTTGTCTTCAAATG GGTGGAATCCAGAAAGCCCGAGCGTTATTCATCAGCTGCACCACTATCTC CTGATGCGAAGATGCGAATTGTATCTGAGCGCGTTGACATAATTGATAACCTTATCATTTCTGTTTCG ATAGGTCCTCCGAATTCTCAGTTCATAGCATCTGCAGACAAGAAAGAATGGAATGCAAAAGATGTTGCTGATTCTGTTTTGTCGTACAAATCTGCACTG CGAGTAACCTCAGCAGAGCGCAAGGCAGAGAGTCAACTTCTTGAGACTCGTACAAGCCAA ATTGACGGTGAACCTTATTGGTACTATGAATACCTTGTCCGGAAATCACCAACAAATTCT GTTCAAGAATCAAACATATTCCGGCGCTATGCTGCTGTAACTGCAGAACGAGATG GTTTTTTGTATTCATTGAACACTTCCACTCTTGATAAGAAGTGGGATATG ATGGGACCTGTTTTAGAGAAAACGGTTTCCTCATTCCGCCTTCTTCCTCCAACTGATAACTACGTTTCTCCAGGGCAAGATCCTTGGAGATTCTGGTGA
- the LOC113293440 gene encoding omega-hydroxypalmitate O-feruloyl transferase-like → MASWIQELQFPHLNIPVRHDHFHTVEPESPIPAAHGDCLYLSNLDDMIGARVFTPTLYFFEANNQSSSGRKFEPKILRDALAKVLVPYYPFSGRLRETQNGKLEVFFGPKQGALFVEASSEMEMSDLGNLTVPNPAWIPLIFRYPYEEAYKVIDMPLVIAQVTRFKCGGFSLGLRLCHCLCDGLGAMQFVSAWAATARSGSLVTDPAPCWDREFFRPRDPPKVQFRHVEFTKIDDSSSLTKTLWQTKAVQKCYRISDEYQTLIKSLAQPTDGQGCTAFDAMAAHVWRSWVRALDVKPLDYELRLTFSVNARPKLINPSLKDGFYGNVVCLACSTATVSQVINGDLPETTQLVREARKGVTEEYLRSTIDYIEVDRPQRLEFAGKLMITQWTRFGMYESADFGWGLPIYAGPIDLTPTPQVCVFLPDSNESLGRSMVLCICLSESAAARFKEYLSEVLTLNL, encoded by the coding sequence ATGGCTTCATGGATTCAAGAGCTTCAATTCCCTCACCTAAATATCCCTGTAAGACATGATCATTTCCATACAGTGGAACCAGAATCGCCAATTCCTGCAGCTCATGGCGACTGTCTTTATCTATCCAATCTCGATGACATGATTGGAGCACGGGTTTTCACTCCGACGTTATACTTTTTCGAAGCAAACAATCAGAGTTCTTCTGGTCGAAAGTTTGAACCCAAAATCTTGCGTGATGCTCTAGCCAAAGTGTTAGTCCCTTATTACCCATTTTCCGGGAGACTTAGAgagactcaaaatggaaaactggAGGTGTTTTTTGGACCGAAACAAGGTGCGCTTTTCGTTGAAGCTTCTTCGGAGATGGAAATGTCAGATTTAGGAAACCTGACAGTGCCAAATCCTGCATGGATTCCTTTGATTTTCAGATATCCTTATGAAGAAGCATATAAGGTTATCGATATGCCACTGGTAATTGCTCAAGTTACTAGATTTAAGTGCGGCGGATTTAGCCTCGGTTTACGCCTTTGCCACTGCCTTTGTGATGGTCTCGGAGCAATGCAGTTTGTCAGTGCATGGGCCGCCACAGCGCGGTCAGGCTCCCTTGTGACTGATCCTGCACCATGTTGGGATCGCGAGTTTTTTCGGCCTAGAGATCCACCAAAAGTACAGTTCCGGCATGTTGAGTTCACAAAAATAGACGACAGCTCAAGCCTTACAAAGACACTGTGGCAGACGAAAGCCGTTCAGAAGTGCTACCGCATTTCAGATGAGTATCAGACGCTCATTAAAAGCTTAGCTCAGCCAACTGATGGGCAAGGTTGTACAGCTTTCGACGCAATGGCAGCTCATGTCTGGAGATCTTGGGTCAGAGCACTTGATGTAAAACCATTAGATTATGAACTAAGGCTTACATTTTCTGTCAATGCTCGACCGAAGCTTATTAATCCGtcattaaaagatgggttttacGGTAACGTGGTATGTTTAGCTTGTTCTACAGCCACTGTTTCGCAGGTCATAAATGGAGACTTACCGGAAACAACTCAATTGGTTCGCGAAGCTAGAAAAGGCGTAACCGAAGAGTATTTAAGATCAACAATCGATTATATTGAAGTAGATAGACCACAAAGACTTGAATTTGCTGGTAAGTTAATGATTACACAATGGACCAGGTTTGGCATGTATGAATCTGCAGATTTTGGATGGGGTTTGCCCATTTACGCAGGACCTATCGATCTAACTCCAACGCCACAAGTTTGTGTGTTCTTGCCGGATAGTAATGAATCTCTTGGCCGGTCAATGGTGCTATGTATTTGTTTGTCTGAATCTGCTGCTGCTAGATTTAAAGAATATTTGTCTGAAGTTTTAACTCTAAATTTATAA
- the LOC113293442 gene encoding GDSL esterase/lipase At4g16230-like, whose amino-acid sequence MGTKIWSHSYLCFLLKIVVLSALFRICLAYNDSESKLSAFFVFGDSLVDPGNNNRLNNIAKYNVWPNGIDFPGGIPTGRYTNGRTAVDFLAQGLGFKNFIPAYNNPATAGEIVFHGVNYASGGSGILDKSGYIFGQRICMNDQLANFAKTRQYIISSIGADAATELFSNAIFAVGMGANDFLVNYYTPVLSILEQTLIAPEEFVDAMISEYRPQLTKLYEMGARKFVIENVPPIGCVPLERDLNHLWVGDSCVTSMNDAAMLFNAKLKTLMSELNSNLAGSKFVYADLYYIASDIIENYQSYGLENYNSACCRQLGRYGGLGLCGPTAKVCSDRSKYFFWDAVHPTEAVNLIVSKRLLDGDSKDIYPINIRQLCTDTDIGL is encoded by the exons atgggTACAAAGATTTGGTCACACAGTTATTTGTGTTTTCTTCTTAAGATTGTTGTCTTAAGTGCTTTGTTTAGGATTTGCTTGGCATATAATGACAGTGAAAGCAAACTTTCAGCATTCTTTGTATTTGGAGATTCTTTAGTTGATCCTGGAAACAATAACAGACTTAATAACATTGCAAAATATAATGTCTGGCCGAACGGAATCGATTTTCCAGGCGGGATACCTACTGGACGATACACTAACGGAAGAACTGCTGTTGATTTTTTAG ctcAAGGTTTGGGTTTCAAGAATTTCATTCCAGCTTACAATAATCCAGCTACTGCCGGGGAAATTGTTTTTCATGGTGTCAATTATGCATCTGGTGGTAGTGGAATTCTTGATAAGTCTGGTTACATCTTT GGACAACGAATTTGTATGAATGATCAACTCGCTAACTTCGCGAAAACAAGGCAGTACATAATCTCCAGTATTGGTGCTGATGCGGCTACGGAGCTGTTCTCGAATGCTATTTTCGCAGTTGGTATGGGTGCAAATGATTTTCTTGTCAACTACTACACTCCAGTTCTTTCAATACTTGAACAGACGTTAATTGCTCCAGAAGAATTTGTAGATGCAATGATCTCCGAATATAGACCTCAACTAACA AAATTGTATGAAATGGGTGCAAGAAAGTTTGTCATTGAAAATGTTCCACCCATTGGTTGCGTCCCATTAGAGAGAGACTTGAACCATCTATGGGTAGGGGATTCCTGCGTCACGTCCATGAACGATGCAGCGATGTTATTCAACGCGAAACTGAAAACATTAATGTCGGAATTGAACTCAAATCTTGCGGGATCAAAATTTGTTTACGCGGATCTCTACTACATTGCTTCGGATATCATTGAAAATTATCAGTCTTACGGCTTAGAGAACTATAACTCTGCGTGTTGCCGTCAACTAGGCCGATACGGAGGACTGGGTTTGTGCGGTCCAACAGCGAAAGTTTGTTCAGACAGGTCGAAATATTTTTTCTGGGATGCAGTTCATCCTACTGAGGCTGTCAACTTAATCGTTTCTAAACGGTTGCTTGATGGCGATTCGAAAGACATTTACCCGATAAATATTCGCCAACTATGTACTGATACTGATATTGGTCTTTGA